In a genomic window of Hydrogenobacter sp.:
- a CDS encoding sulfite exporter TauE/SafE family protein, which translates to MIDHIAIFIASFLAGATNAVAGGGTLITFPTLVWLGVDPVSANITNTVSLWIGSFTGALGFRKQIKYGKKYLKVLLTPSLLGSLVGAYLLVNTPSNTFKLLVPFLILFATILLALNDRLVAYTKQCLEGNSPISVFFIQFFTSLYGGYFGAGIGIIMLASFGMLGIADIHVANGIKNILGMLINGIASGYFLFSGHVIWKYALLMMLGFALGGYAGAKISLKFERKKVKLFVILWGLFLSFLFFVSLF; encoded by the coding sequence ATGATCGATCATATTGCGATTTTCATAGCCTCCTTTTTAGCCGGTGCAACTAATGCTGTTGCAGGGGGAGGTACACTTATCACTTTCCCTACCTTAGTTTGGCTTGGAGTGGATCCTGTATCTGCAAATATAACAAACACGGTATCTTTGTGGATCGGCTCTTTTACAGGAGCTTTAGGCTTTAGAAAACAGATAAAGTATGGCAAAAAATATCTCAAAGTACTACTTACACCTTCCTTATTAGGAAGCCTCGTAGGTGCTTACCTGCTCGTAAATACACCCTCAAATACTTTTAAACTCCTTGTCCCTTTTCTGATTCTCTTCGCTACAATACTGCTTGCTCTGAATGATCGGTTAGTGGCATATACCAAACAATGTTTAGAGGGTAACTCTCCAATTTCCGTATTTTTCATACAATTCTTTACATCTCTGTATGGAGGCTATTTCGGCGCAGGTATAGGTATAATCATGCTTGCATCTTTTGGCATGTTGGGGATTGCTGACATACATGTAGCTAACGGCATAAAAAATATCTTAGGTATGCTCATAAACGGCATAGCTTCAGGTTACTTTCTCTTCAGTGGTCATGTAATATGGAAGTATGCGCTTTTGATGATGTTGGGTTTTGCTTTAGGAGGTTATGCAGGTGCAAAAATATCCCTTAAGTTTGAGAGAAAAAAAGTTAAGCTTTTTGTGATACTTTGGGGGCTTTTCCTCTCATTCCTCTTTTTTGTATCACTATTTTGA
- a CDS encoding GGDEF domain-containing protein yields MLTYTIFSLLLLLQGYKINRLSKRKATIKDPITGVYSRRFFEEYLKEEIKKAGRFGKKFVILFMDLNDFKMINDTYGHYLGDHALKITASKIKDNLRDCDIVSRWGGDEFVAILPETPCGEVLEIIYRLYHNVSYSIGTFKITLSIGYACYPEHGHTLDELIQEADKSMYKAKIVYKEMKRGLR; encoded by the coding sequence ATGCTTACATACACCATATTCTCACTGCTTTTACTACTTCAAGGATATAAGATAAACAGACTGTCTAAAAGGAAGGCTACGATAAAAGATCCTATTACAGGAGTTTATTCAAGACGTTTCTTTGAGGAATATTTAAAAGAAGAAATTAAAAAAGCTGGCAGATTTGGGAAAAAGTTTGTTATCCTTTTCATGGATTTGAATGATTTCAAGATGATAAATGATACATATGGGCATTATTTGGGAGATCACGCTTTGAAGATAACGGCTTCAAAGATAAAAGATAATTTGAGAGATTGCGATATAGTCTCAAGATGGGGAGGGGATGAATTTGTCGCAATTCTTCCTGAAACTCCGTGCGGTGAGGTACTTGAGATTATATACAGATTGTATCACAACGTGAGTTACAGTATTGGCACATTTAAGATAACCTTAAGTATAGGTTATGCATGTTATCCTGAGCATGGGCACACTTTAGACGAGTTAATACAGGAAGCAGACAAAAGCATGTATAAGGCAAAAATTGTTTATAAAGAGATGAAGAGGGGTTTGCGATGA
- a CDS encoding GGDEF domain-containing protein, giving the protein MTYDQYLAIGFAVLFASLTVAFKNSVTKRLSAIFSVSFMLQAVTGFFNNKPVGLLLLFYSYLLLSIAFFYGVSLTKTMRSLKNKAYTDTLTQVSNRTFLEDVLKRELKNYERLGVNYCVLFVDLYNFKKINDTYGHATGDQVLAEMGKRLKRHVRSDDFVVRYGGDEFLIVMKDVNEDKINSVIDRLRAYLTFNVGDIFVKANIGYAFYPKDGNDLDQLIRIASIRMYEDKKLYEKGETS; this is encoded by the coding sequence ATGACTTATGATCAATATCTGGCTATAGGATTTGCTGTGCTTTTTGCATCCTTAACTGTCGCTTTTAAAAATAGTGTGACAAAACGACTCTCTGCCATATTCAGCGTTTCTTTTATGCTCCAGGCGGTTACTGGTTTTTTCAATAATAAACCTGTCGGTCTTTTATTGCTCTTTTACAGTTACCTGCTACTTTCCATAGCTTTCTTTTACGGTGTGTCTCTGACCAAAACTATGAGATCCCTCAAAAACAAGGCTTATACTGATACACTTACACAGGTCAGTAACAGAACATTTTTGGAGGACGTATTAAAAAGAGAGCTTAAAAATTACGAAAGGCTGGGTGTAAATTACTGCGTACTTTTTGTGGACCTATACAATTTTAAAAAGATCAACGACACTTACGGTCATGCCACAGGGGATCAAGTTTTGGCAGAAATGGGTAAAAGACTCAAGAGACATGTAAGATCCGATGACTTTGTTGTAAGGTACGGAGGTGATGAATTTCTCATAGTTATGAAAGATGTTAATGAGGATAAAATAAACTCAGTTATAGATAGGCTAAGAGCCTATCTTACCTTTAATGTGGGTGATATTTTTGTAAAAGCAAATATAGGATATGCCTTTTACCCCAAGGATGGGAATGATCTGGACCAGCTTATCAGAATAGCAAGTATACGTATGTATGAAGATAAAAAACTATACGAAAAAGGTGAAACGAGCTGA
- a CDS encoding histidinol-phosphatase, with amino-acid sequence MMLILFVILLLYVAYLILYPFKWVKTHKVKPTYWLPDFYIYSYQFHIHTQFSYDSLGKPEDVIRSMRLEDIDYAIVTDHDTDAIKQICHDPKVIVGIEKKITDEKGNILGDIISVENLRVVAHPFKEKYRWKLAKDEDLLVEIINLKDALLEDKFRFFLFLLPTIFSYPILKEKSVTLLRKVIDVDSYAKAYLKDGWKNPVMGGLDHHVKIYIREVGMRFLFPSYRFSFLLMRNFLLSDREIDHGKDFVNAIKRNLSLISFYPKPSFIWVEDKKVYIQTPYENSLIIVEGNRKTSFEGSYAHVELNDDTYVLYAYKYLFRIGKLYLGLSPLFITALEVRKYGKAFTGGHKGEDPQKS; translated from the coding sequence ATGATGCTGATTTTATTTGTCATCCTTCTCCTGTATGTAGCGTATCTGATCCTCTATCCATTCAAATGGGTAAAAACTCATAAAGTAAAGCCTACATATTGGCTACCTGATTTTTACATTTACTCTTACCAGTTTCACATACATACGCAGTTTTCCTACGACTCTTTAGGTAAGCCAGAAGATGTGATAAGAAGCATGCGGTTGGAGGATATAGATTACGCTATAGTGACAGATCACGACACAGATGCCATAAAGCAAATATGCCATGATCCCAAGGTAATTGTTGGCATAGAGAAAAAGATAACCGATGAAAAGGGAAATATTCTTGGAGATATAATCAGTGTAGAAAATTTAAGGGTTGTAGCCCATCCTTTCAAGGAAAAGTACAGATGGAAGTTAGCTAAAGATGAGGATCTTTTAGTTGAGATAATAAATCTCAAAGATGCTTTACTTGAGGATAAATTTAGATTCTTTTTGTTTCTACTGCCTACAATTTTCTCCTACCCTATCCTTAAAGAAAAGTCCGTAACACTTTTGCGTAAGGTTATAGATGTAGATAGCTATGCTAAGGCTTATTTGAAAGATGGATGGAAAAATCCAGTGATGGGTGGGCTTGATCACCATGTTAAAATATATATAAGGGAGGTAGGAATGCGCTTTCTTTTTCCAAGTTACAGATTCTCTTTTTTGCTAATGAGAAATTTTCTACTTTCGGATAGGGAAATAGATCACGGTAAAGACTTCGTTAATGCCATAAAGAGAAATTTATCTCTGATCTCCTTTTATCCTAAGCCATCATTTATATGGGTTGAGGATAAAAAAGTTTATATTCAGACACCTTACGAAAACTCCCTTATCATCGTAGAAGGAAATCGCAAAACATCCTTCGAAGGTAGTTATGCTCATGTCGAGTTGAATGATGATACATACGTTCTATACGCATACAAGTACCTTTTTAGAATAGGGAAATTATATTTAGGACTTAGTCCCCTCTTTATAACCGCGCTTGAGGTGAGGAAATATGGAAAAGCCTTTACCGGAGGACATAAAGGAGAGGATCCTCAGAAAAGTTAA
- the trpS gene encoding tryptophan--tRNA ligase: protein MRVLSGMRPTGKLHLGHYFGVIKNWVSLQDKHETLFFVADWHALTTAYKKTSELQENIKEVMLDWVALGLDPKKSILFIQSKVKEHAELFLLFSMITPKSWLEWNPTYKDMKYNLLKISDMEIQFRGGMRDLVKEFVSKLPYKVEDFEALEELILDEVSESFVKAVFDGYLESEMLKELNVSKRDFYDTDTYGFLGYPVLQAVDILIYKANAVPVGEDQLPHIELTREIARRFNYLYGDTFPEPEALLTETPKLVGIDGRKMSKSYNNAIYFADSKNEVEQKVMRFFTDPQKLRKGDPGRPEICPVFMYHKLFTQDEKVLEIERDCRSGKLGCVECKRIMFEGLEKVLEPIREKRENLRKDMKHLEDIFDEGSEKARNIASKTLEEVREKMNLK, encoded by the coding sequence ATGAGAGTGCTTAGCGGTATGAGACCTACTGGAAAACTACACCTTGGGCATTATTTTGGGGTTATAAAAAACTGGGTAAGCCTTCAGGACAAGCACGAAACCCTCTTCTTTGTAGCTGACTGGCATGCTTTAACTACCGCATACAAAAAAACCTCCGAGCTTCAAGAAAACATAAAGGAAGTTATGCTTGACTGGGTTGCTTTAGGTCTTGATCCAAAAAAGAGTATACTCTTCATACAATCTAAGGTGAAAGAGCATGCAGAACTCTTTCTGCTGTTTAGCATGATAACACCGAAAAGCTGGCTTGAGTGGAACCCCACATACAAGGATATGAAATATAACCTTCTGAAGATATCCGACATGGAGATACAGTTCAGAGGAGGTATGAGGGATCTCGTAAAAGAGTTTGTATCAAAGCTACCTTATAAAGTTGAAGATTTTGAGGCACTTGAAGAACTTATCCTTGATGAGGTGTCCGAATCTTTCGTGAAAGCGGTCTTTGATGGATACTTGGAAAGTGAAATGCTCAAAGAGCTTAATGTGTCCAAAAGGGACTTTTACGATACTGACACATACGGTTTTTTAGGTTACCCCGTACTTCAAGCGGTTGACATACTAATATACAAAGCTAACGCAGTACCGGTAGGTGAGGATCAGCTTCCCCACATAGAGCTAACCAGAGAAATAGCCAGAAGGTTTAACTACCTTTACGGTGATACCTTTCCAGAACCGGAAGCGCTCCTTACAGAAACTCCCAAACTCGTGGGTATAGATGGTAGAAAGATGAGTAAGTCTTACAACAACGCCATATACTTTGCGGACAGTAAGAACGAGGTTGAACAAAAAGTTATGAGATTCTTCACAGATCCCCAAAAACTCAGGAAGGGAGACCCAGGAAGACCCGAGATATGCCCCGTATTTATGTATCATAAACTCTTTACCCAAGATGAAAAGGTTCTTGAGATAGAAAGGGATTGTAGAAGTGGAAAGCTTGGCTGTGTAGAATGTAAGAGGATCATGTTTGAAGGGCTTGAGAAGGTTCTTGAACCCATAAGAGAGAAAAGAGAGAATTTAAGAAAGGACATGAAACATTTAGAGGATATATTTGACGAAGGTTCTGAGAAAGCAAGGAACATTGCTTCAAAAACACTTGAAGAAGTTAGGGAAAAAATGAATCTCAAATGA
- the cysS gene encoding cysteine--tRNA ligase yields MSLRIYNTLSGKLEEFVPLNPPKVFIYTCGVTVYDDSHVGHGRSLIVFDVFRRYLEHLGYRVKFVRNFTDVDDKIINRAREEGVDFMTVANRYIASYYVDMENIRVKPADVEPRVTEHIKEIVEIIENLIKKGVAYESGGDVYFSVKAFPDYGKLSKRSTEELEVGARIEPSEKKKDPLDFALWKSAKAGEPAWESPWGLGRPGWHTECVAMIFKHLGETIDIHGGGLDLVFPHHENEMAQAEALTGKPFSRYWMHNGLVTVGGQKMSKSLGNYITLKEVYSKYHPDILRLLVLFTHYRSPLDFSWEKMDETKRAYERIRHAIEDLETLKNLEIVEGKTSSQLYDKVKEAEEAFFEDLSDDFNTPSALSRMFNLVSELGKIKNKALSEKRLNSQDLEAYEFAVNSILKHTKGIFGLFEDLYPERPVKEIVKRELEAGQVIDASLIELLIEVRNMARMEKVFKIADYIRDKLKELGITLEDTPAGTKWRKL; encoded by the coding sequence ATGAGCTTGAGGATATACAACACCCTGAGCGGTAAGCTTGAAGAGTTCGTCCCACTAAATCCCCCCAAGGTGTTTATATACACATGCGGAGTGACGGTTTATGATGATTCTCATGTGGGTCACGGCAGAAGTCTCATAGTTTTTGATGTATTCAGGAGGTATTTGGAGCATCTAGGCTACAGGGTAAAGTTCGTAAGGAACTTCACTGATGTGGATGACAAAATTATAAATAGAGCAAGGGAGGAAGGTGTGGACTTTATGACAGTAGCCAACAGATACATAGCCAGCTACTATGTAGATATGGAAAATATAAGGGTCAAGCCTGCGGATGTGGAGCCGAGAGTAACTGAACATATAAAGGAGATAGTAGAAATAATAGAAAACCTCATAAAAAAGGGGGTTGCTTACGAATCGGGAGGCGATGTTTACTTTTCTGTGAAAGCGTTCCCCGATTACGGAAAGCTATCCAAAAGAAGCACAGAGGAACTTGAGGTCGGAGCAAGGATAGAACCATCAGAAAAGAAGAAAGATCCACTTGATTTTGCACTGTGGAAGTCTGCAAAAGCAGGCGAACCTGCATGGGAAAGTCCCTGGGGGTTAGGAAGACCGGGATGGCATACTGAGTGTGTGGCTATGATCTTCAAACATCTCGGAGAAACCATAGATATACACGGTGGAGGTTTAGATTTAGTCTTTCCTCATCACGAGAACGAAATGGCTCAAGCCGAGGCTCTTACAGGTAAACCATTTTCCAGATACTGGATGCACAATGGACTCGTTACCGTTGGTGGGCAAAAGATGTCCAAGTCCTTAGGGAATTATATAACGCTCAAAGAAGTGTACAGCAAGTATCATCCGGATATTCTCAGACTTCTCGTCCTATTTACACACTACAGGAGTCCTCTTGACTTTTCTTGGGAGAAGATGGATGAAACTAAGAGAGCTTACGAAAGGATAAGGCACGCTATAGAGGACCTTGAAACCCTAAAAAATCTTGAGATTGTAGAAGGCAAAACTTCAAGCCAGCTATACGATAAGGTGAAGGAGGCGGAAGAAGCCTTTTTTGAAGACCTGAGCGATGACTTTAATACACCTTCAGCTTTGTCACGTATGTTTAATCTCGTAAGTGAGCTTGGTAAAATAAAGAATAAAGCACTTTCCGAAAAAAGGCTAAACAGCCAAGATTTAGAAGCTTATGAGTTTGCAGTTAATTCCATACTCAAACATACAAAGGGTATATTTGGACTTTTTGAAGATCTATATCCAGAGAGACCTGTAAAGGAAATCGTCAAAAGAGAGCTTGAGGCTGGACAAGTGATAGATGCGAGTTTAATAGAGCTTCTCATAGAGGTGAGAAACATGGCAAGGATGGAGAAGGTTTTTAAGATAGCGGACTACATAAGAGATAAGTTAAAAGAATTGGGTATAACGCTTGAAGACACACCAGCTGGAACCAAGTGGAGGAAGTTATGA
- the proC gene encoding pyrroline-5-carboxylate reductase has translation MRVGIIGYGNMGSSFAKGLKEKALQVIVYDTNEEKMKRAAEEGFGVAKDLKFLVDESKFVLLAVKPKDAMAVLERLKDTLKDKILVSIVAGLSLNSIEKFIGKKKIVRAMPNINVAVQKGAIAYICSPEVKDQEKEEFKDLFSSCGSLYEIGEELIDAFTALAGSGPAFVFKFISALITAGIREGFSYEMSKSIVLDTVLGSCEILKRFEGHPEEWIIKVASPGGTTVEGIKVLEDRAFSGILIECVHKALEKAKKLT, from the coding sequence ATGAGGGTTGGAATTATCGGTTATGGTAACATGGGAAGTAGCTTCGCAAAAGGATTGAAAGAAAAAGCTCTGCAGGTAATAGTGTACGATACAAACGAAGAAAAGATGAAAAGAGCGGCGGAGGAAGGTTTTGGTGTTGCAAAAGATCTGAAGTTTTTGGTAGATGAGTCTAAATTTGTACTCCTTGCCGTGAAACCTAAGGATGCGATGGCAGTACTGGAAAGGCTTAAAGATACTTTAAAGGATAAAATCCTTGTCAGCATAGTTGCAGGTCTATCTCTAAACAGTATAGAAAAGTTTATAGGTAAAAAAAAGATAGTGAGGGCCATGCCTAATATAAATGTGGCTGTTCAAAAGGGCGCCATAGCATACATCTGCAGTCCGGAAGTTAAAGATCAGGAAAAGGAAGAGTTCAAGGATCTTTTCTCATCGTGTGGTAGTCTGTACGAAATAGGTGAGGAACTTATAGATGCTTTTACGGCTTTGGCAGGTTCGGGACCAGCCTTTGTCTTTAAGTTTATCTCTGCTCTGATAACTGCAGGTATAAGGGAAGGCTTTTCTTACGAGATGTCCAAAAGTATAGTGCTTGATACTGTTTTGGGTAGCTGTGAAATCTTAAAGAGGTTTGAAGGTCATCCCGAAGAGTGGATAATCAAAGTAGCATCTCCAGGCGGAACTACCGTTGAAGGTATAAAGGTACTTGAAGATAGAGCTTTTTCCGGTATACTGATAGAATGTGTACACAAAGCATTGGAGAAAGCGAAGAAGCTAACCTGA
- a CDS encoding laccase domain-containing protein, translated as MCTQSIGESEEANLIFFLRVGNAIVGVKFCEGKEKIFTLKQTHSNKVYVFEKLTNGEVEGDAIITQLKGVRIGVKTADCAPIALLGHFTVGVIHAGWKGLKEGIIEEAVEVFKSFEPLKNVVAFVGPSAKACCYQVEAWFKDLFSYIHYKSGSFFLDIQEEAVLRLKKSGIHKFVKLNVCTICNAKYPSYRRDKSKDRIITYVYIK; from the coding sequence ATGTGTACACAAAGCATTGGAGAAAGCGAAGAAGCTAACCTGATATTTTTTCTACGGGTGGGCAATGCGATTGTAGGTGTAAAGTTTTGTGAGGGTAAAGAGAAGATCTTTACTTTAAAACAGACGCACTCAAACAAGGTATATGTGTTTGAAAAACTCACGAATGGTGAGGTAGAGGGGGATGCTATAATTACACAACTCAAAGGTGTGAGGATTGGAGTAAAAACAGCTGACTGTGCACCTATAGCTCTTTTGGGGCATTTTACCGTAGGGGTGATACATGCAGGCTGGAAAGGTCTAAAAGAAGGGATAATTGAAGAGGCAGTAGAGGTCTTTAAAAGTTTTGAACCCTTAAAAAATGTTGTAGCTTTTGTAGGTCCTTCGGCGAAAGCTTGCTGTTATCAAGTGGAGGCATGGTTTAAGGACCTTTTTTCCTATATCCACTACAAGAGCGGTTCTTTCTTTTTGGATATACAAGAGGAAGCCGTTTTGAGACTAAAAAAATCCGGCATACACAAATTTGTGAAACTTAACGTGTGTACTATCTGTAACGCCAAGTACCCATCTTACAGGAGAGACAAAAGTAAAGATAGGATAATTACCTACGTGTATATAAAGTGA
- a CDS encoding cation diffusion facilitator family transporter: MEKSFCKHKHVFHTPKKKTEGRMLLVFVMTLIFMVVEVIAGYIFGSVALFADGIHMGTHAVAFGIALGAYILARKWSKDVSFSFGTWKVEVLGAYTSAVILSVMAFSVLEEAVMKFIRKENIRYEEALLVAFAGLFVNLMSAFILSHEEHHDHDLNLSAAYFHVLADALTSFLAIGALLGGKYLGMWYLDPLSGIAGFFVIISWSYGLVRDTSKILLDREMSSPIVQELIKRIEEDKISKVHDIHLLRIHHDKYACILSITTSEERSVEDYLKLIEGVDNIVHTTIEIRYCPESELTY; encoded by the coding sequence ATGGAGAAGTCCTTTTGCAAACACAAGCACGTATTTCACACACCTAAGAAAAAAACGGAAGGTAGGATGCTCCTCGTATTTGTAATGACGCTGATCTTCATGGTCGTTGAAGTTATTGCGGGATACATTTTTGGTTCTGTTGCTCTATTTGCTGATGGTATACATATGGGTACTCATGCGGTAGCTTTCGGTATAGCTCTGGGTGCTTATATACTTGCGAGAAAGTGGTCAAAGGATGTTAGCTTCTCTTTTGGCACATGGAAGGTGGAGGTTCTTGGAGCATACACTAGTGCGGTTATACTAAGCGTTATGGCTTTCTCTGTACTTGAGGAAGCCGTAATGAAGTTTATAAGGAAAGAGAATATAAGATATGAAGAGGCTCTTTTGGTTGCTTTTGCAGGACTTTTTGTCAACCTTATGAGCGCCTTTATCCTATCACATGAAGAGCATCACGATCACGACCTTAATCTGAGCGCTGCGTACTTTCACGTACTTGCTGATGCGCTTACCTCCTTTTTAGCTATAGGTGCTTTGTTGGGAGGTAAGTATCTGGGTATGTGGTATTTGGATCCTCTTTCGGGTATAGCTGGTTTTTTTGTAATCATCAGCTGGTCGTATGGTCTTGTAAGGGATACATCCAAAATACTCCTTGATAGGGAAATGTCATCACCTATAGTTCAAGAACTTATAAAAAGGATAGAGGAAGATAAAATAAGCAAAGTTCATGACATACACTTACTCAGGATACACCACGATAAGTATGCGTGTATACTTAGCATAACTACAAGCGAGGAGCGCTCTGTAGAAGATTATCTGAAGCTCATTGAAGGTGTAGACAATATAGTTCACACAACTATTGAGATAAGGTACTGCCCGGAAAGCGAGTTAACATATTAG
- a CDS encoding P-II family nitrogen regulator, protein MKKVEAIIKPFKLDEVKDALVELGIGGMTVTEVRGFGQQKGHTEIYRGTEYVIDFLPKVKIEVVVKDEDVEKVIETIAKTAQTGRVGDGKIFVIPIEEVVRIRTGERGEQAI, encoded by the coding sequence ATGAAGAAGGTGGAAGCTATAATCAAGCCTTTCAAACTGGACGAGGTAAAAGATGCCCTTGTAGAGCTTGGTATAGGTGGAATGACGGTCACAGAAGTGCGCGGCTTTGGTCAGCAAAAGGGACACACGGAAATTTATAGGGGTACCGAGTACGTAATTGATTTTTTGCCCAAAGTGAAGATCGAGGTAGTAGTAAAAGATGAGGATGTAGAAAAGGTGATAGAAACCATAGCTAAAACCGCTCAAACGGGTAGGGTGGGAGACGGAAAGATCTTCGTAATACCCATTGAGGAGGTAGTCCGTATAAGGACAGGAGAAAGAGGTGAGCAAGCAATATGA
- the glnA gene encoding type I glutamate--ammonia ligase, which yields MPKYSPAEVLNLIEQEGIQYVDLRFSDPFGQWQHLTIPAYELSLDTFENGRGFDGSSIRGWQSIHESDMLAFPDASTAFIDPFIEPKTLVMICDIYDPITRERYGRDTRYIAQKAEQYLKQTGIGDTAYYGPEAEFFIFDSVEFGTSANYAFWKIDSEEGWWNREITSSGYKIPHKRGYFPAPPLDKVHHLRNEMVSIMSQLGIVVELHHHEVATAGQGEIDIRYDSLVNQADKLFIYKYVVRMVAHKYGKYATFMPKVLPNDNGSGMHTHFSIWKEGQNLFAGSEYAGVSETCLYAIGGILKHGPALTAFTNPTINSYHRLVPGFEAPVRLAYSARNRSAGIRIPMYSQSPKAKRIEIRFPDPTCNPYLAFSAILMAAIDGIENRIHPGEPFDKDIYSLPPEELKDIPQLPGSLDEALKALERDYEFLLKGGVFTEEFIQLWIESKRKEIDEIRFIPHPKEFELYFDV from the coding sequence ATGCCCAAATATTCACCAGCAGAGGTTTTAAACCTCATTGAGCAGGAAGGTATCCAGTACGTGGATCTGAGGTTTTCGGATCCCTTTGGTCAGTGGCAACACTTGACCATACCAGCCTATGAGCTGTCTTTAGACACCTTTGAGAACGGAAGAGGCTTTGACGGATCTTCCATAAGGGGTTGGCAGTCCATTCACGAATCGGATATGCTCGCCTTTCCCGATGCTTCTACAGCCTTCATAGATCCCTTTATAGAACCAAAGACTCTTGTAATGATATGTGACATATACGATCCAATAACGAGAGAGCGCTACGGAAGGGACACACGCTACATAGCTCAAAAAGCTGAGCAGTACCTAAAGCAAACAGGTATAGGAGATACAGCTTACTATGGACCAGAAGCTGAGTTCTTTATATTTGACTCTGTGGAATTTGGAACATCTGCCAATTACGCCTTCTGGAAGATAGATTCGGAGGAAGGTTGGTGGAACAGGGAAATAACTTCTTCGGGCTACAAGATACCCCACAAAAGGGGATACTTTCCGGCGCCACCCCTTGACAAGGTTCACCATCTGAGGAACGAAATGGTATCCATAATGTCCCAGCTTGGCATAGTGGTGGAGCTTCACCACCATGAGGTTGCCACCGCAGGACAAGGTGAGATAGACATTCGCTATGACTCTCTTGTGAACCAAGCTGACAAGCTCTTTATATATAAGTATGTAGTGAGGATGGTAGCACACAAGTATGGAAAGTATGCCACCTTTATGCCAAAGGTACTCCCCAACGATAACGGATCTGGTATGCACACGCACTTTTCCATATGGAAGGAGGGGCAGAATCTCTTTGCAGGATCTGAGTATGCTGGAGTATCCGAAACGTGTCTTTACGCCATAGGAGGTATTTTAAAGCACGGACCAGCGCTTACCGCTTTTACAAACCCCACCATAAATTCCTATCACAGACTAGTTCCGGGGTTTGAAGCTCCTGTAAGGCTGGCTTACTCGGCAAGGAACAGATCCGCAGGTATAAGGATCCCTATGTATTCTCAATCTCCAAAAGCAAAGAGGATTGAAATACGCTTCCCAGATCCTACGTGTAACCCTTATCTTGCTTTTTCTGCCATACTTATGGCAGCGATTGATGGTATAGAAAACCGCATCCATCCCGGAGAACCCTTTGATAAAGATATATACTCACTGCCTCCAGAGGAACTTAAAGATATCCCACAGCTACCAGGTTCGTTGGATGAAGCTCTAAAAGCTCTTGAGAGAGATT